A region of Deltaproteobacteria bacterium DNA encodes the following proteins:
- the queC gene encoding 7-cyano-7-deazaguanine synthase QueC — protein MSGKAVVIVSGGIDSTTLLYKTVKKGYGASALTFDYGQKHVKEIESAKYFCDALDVPHKVVDLSSMRDILSGSALTDPLVQIPDVPETAEHYDTLKTTIVPNRNAIFLSIAVGFAVSLGCEHVYFGAHYSDRGVYPDCRKEFVEAFRVAERLATDNADLEIDAPFVDVEKSEIVKLGAELGVPFEKTWTCYQGGEIHCGACSSCRERKRAFRESAVKDPTEYET, from the coding sequence ATGAGTGGAAAAGCTGTGGTAATAGTGTCAGGCGGTATCGACAGCACTACACTGTTATATAAAACAGTTAAAAAAGGGTACGGCGCGAGCGCTCTCACCTTTGATTACGGTCAGAAACACGTAAAGGAAATTGAATCGGCTAAATACTTCTGCGACGCGCTTGATGTCCCGCATAAGGTAGTTGATCTCTCCTCAATGAGGGATATTCTCTCGGGCTCCGCCCTTACGGATCCGCTCGTTCAGATACCCGACGTCCCCGAGACTGCGGAGCATTACGACACCTTAAAGACGACAATTGTTCCTAACCGTAACGCCATATTCCTGTCTATCGCTGTCGGATTTGCAGTAAGCTTGGGATGTGAGCATGTATATTTCGGGGCGCATTACTCGGATAGAGGAGTGTATCCCGACTGCAGGAAGGAATTTGTCGAGGCATTCCGGGTTGCCGAAAGACTAGCCACTGACAACGCTGATCTTGAGATAGACGCTCCTTTCGTCGATGTGGAAAAATCGGAAATAGTTAAGCTGGGGGCCGAGCTCGGCGTCCCGTTTGAGAAAACCTGGACATGCTATCAGGGAGGCGAGATTCACTGCGGCGCGTGCAGCTCCTGCAGGGAGAGAAAGAGGGCTTTCAGGGAA
- a CDS encoding cytochrome c/FTR1 family iron permease: MSSIKRILFIFPLIFPLFLFLALPSYSSTPAKRILSLVDYIGGDYKNAVSNGEIINNEEYEEMLEFSTQVGELFRGMKSSGGDRANVESDVIELQALIANKSPATEVESISGRIKEKIITSFNIVPYPQKRPSFASGKRLYGANCAQCHGTEGAGDGPLSYGLTPAPADFTDPGVASALSPFKLHNTMSFGIEGTAMPSFPRLSDDQKWDVAFYVLAMRYGDRAVSQGREISAKVPDRLKDYKTLATLSNGELREKLASFVVSEDDIDHAAGYLRRDILGNEESRESPLLLASALIGESVNLYKDGMIDQAYTKSLDAYLEGFERVEPDLVVRDKELAAGIENSFSEFRNAIKSGKPAARIEELGEQIQTGLSTAGLTLENGKPASKYLSFINSFAIIVREGLEAILIIAAIIAFMGATGARSQIKYIHYGWILALVAGFFTWLLARTVISISGAQREVIEGVTSLIAAAVLFYVSYWLVSKIDVRVWKEYIRGRVEKALSRGSVFALASVSFFAVYREAFETVLFYQALWFQAENSQTQVIWGMVAGAALLIVLFFVIFKLALRIPLKYFFSLTSVFLYLLSFILLGKGIKELQEAGMIGVTPLEFLPRIDVLGFYPTLETVLPQAILLAAFVFALIWLEYVKREREKREIAVSISRISEDMKSMHAAFDHIKGHIVEWRRCEDIDLEAEDLDKRIQDVISYVDELEDKLGDFYSAVSRNSEQIKQ; the protein is encoded by the coding sequence ATGAGTTCTATTAAAAGGATATTATTTATATTCCCCCTTATTTTTCCATTGTTTCTTTTCCTGGCTCTGCCCTCCTATTCCTCGACCCCAGCTAAAAGGATACTTTCCCTCGTGGATTACATAGGCGGCGACTATAAGAACGCCGTAAGTAACGGGGAGATAATAAATAATGAGGAATATGAGGAAATGCTTGAGTTCTCGACACAGGTTGGGGAGCTCTTCAGGGGCATGAAATCATCCGGAGGGGACAGGGCTAACGTAGAATCGGACGTGATTGAGCTTCAGGCCCTCATAGCAAATAAATCACCCGCGACGGAAGTCGAATCAATATCCGGAAGAATTAAAGAAAAAATAATCACCTCGTTTAATATCGTTCCCTACCCCCAGAAACGACCCTCTTTTGCCTCGGGTAAAAGGCTTTACGGCGCCAACTGCGCTCAATGTCACGGCACGGAAGGAGCCGGAGACGGGCCGCTTTCATACGGGCTTACCCCGGCGCCAGCGGATTTCACCGACCCTGGCGTGGCTTCGGCGCTCTCGCCGTTTAAACTGCATAACACCATGAGCTTCGGCATCGAGGGCACTGCGATGCCCTCATTTCCCAGGCTCTCGGATGATCAGAAATGGGATGTAGCCTTTTACGTTCTTGCTATGAGGTATGGGGACAGGGCCGTAAGTCAGGGGCGAGAGATTTCCGCGAAAGTACCGGATCGATTGAAGGATTATAAAACACTCGCGACACTCTCGAATGGGGAGCTGCGCGAAAAGCTGGCCTCCTTCGTAGTTAGTGAAGATGATATAGACCATGCCGCCGGGTATTTACGAAGGGATATTCTCGGCAATGAGGAGTCGCGTGAATCTCCTCTCCTGCTCGCAAGCGCCCTGATCGGGGAGTCCGTAAACCTCTATAAGGATGGAATGATTGATCAGGCTTATACAAAGTCGCTTGATGCTTATCTCGAGGGTTTCGAGAGGGTAGAGCCCGATCTTGTGGTTAGGGATAAAGAGCTTGCAGCCGGGATAGAAAATTCGTTCTCCGAATTCAGGAACGCAATCAAGTCGGGCAAGCCGGCAGCCAGGATAGAAGAGCTCGGTGAGCAGATTCAAACGGGGCTTTCAACAGCCGGTCTGACTTTGGAAAACGGTAAACCCGCGAGTAAATATTTATCCTTCATAAACTCTTTTGCTATTATTGTAAGAGAGGGTCTTGAGGCTATTTTAATTATTGCCGCAATAATCGCTTTTATGGGCGCTACGGGCGCCAGGAGCCAGATCAAGTATATTCATTACGGCTGGATTCTGGCTTTGGTCGCGGGTTTTTTTACTTGGCTCCTTGCCAGAACCGTTATTTCAATAAGCGGCGCCCAGAGGGAGGTCATCGAGGGTGTTACCTCCCTTATTGCTGCCGCCGTCCTTTTTTATGTCAGTTACTGGCTTGTCTCCAAGATAGACGTAAGGGTATGGAAGGAATATATACGGGGAAGGGTCGAGAAAGCCCTTTCGCGGGGGAGCGTTTTCGCGCTTGCCAGCGTATCGTTCTTTGCAGTGTACAGAGAAGCGTTTGAAACAGTGCTTTTCTATCAGGCGCTCTGGTTTCAGGCGGAAAACTCTCAAACTCAGGTCATATGGGGTATGGTTGCGGGAGCGGCGTTACTTATAGTTTTATTTTTTGTGATCTTTAAGCTGGCCCTTAGAATTCCTCTTAAATATTTCTTCTCGTTGACGAGCGTATTTCTGTACCTGCTGTCGTTTATTCTGCTCGGAAAGGGTATCAAGGAGCTTCAGGAAGCGGGAATGATCGGCGTTACGCCTCTTGAGTTCCTGCCGCGAATAGACGTGCTGGGTTTCTATCCGACTCTGGAGACCGTCCTGCCTCAGGCAATATTACTCGCGGCGTTCGTATTTGCCCTAATCTGGCTCGAATATGTAAAAAGAGAAAGAGAGAAGAGGGAAATTGCCGTAAGCATATCAAGAATCTCGGAAGACATGAAGTCGATGCACGCGGCGTTCGATCACATCAAGGGTCATATAGTGGAGTGGAGAAGGTGTGAGGATATAGACCTCGAGGCGGAGGATTTGGATAAGAGGATTCAGGATGTGATAAGCTACGTGGATGAGCTTGAAGATAAACTGGGCGATTTCTACAGCGCCGTATCGAGGAATTCCGAACAGATAAAACAGTAA
- a CDS encoding methylmalonyl-CoA mutase family protein: protein MSKKLFEEFPPVTPEEWKSQIEKDLKGIDLQKLNWRPYEGFTVEPFYTERDLTGLEYLTDSAPNEFPYARGIRARDNRWRIDDHISAENIEDANRLAVESIKQGADSITFICEAGEGLMRGIPIQSEDDVSGLLKNIPIGEIPLHFKCGTAHAAILSLFVNEAEKTGVEPEKLTGSVDADPLGYLALKGTFARSEKDSFEELAAVISYVGGHMPLFKVLKVNGHHFHNSGASITQEVAFTLSSGVEYLDRLTSMDVRPDMILNHMSFSFSVGSNYFMEIAKLRAARLLWAKIAEQYKPGGESSKKMILETRTSSWNKTVFDPYVNMLRTTVEAMAASIGGSETLNVQPMDSTFRTPDEFSRRMARNTQLILKNESYLDRVTDPGAGAYYIENLTDSIAEASWETFLKIEELGGVVEALKSGFIQDEIEKTRNKRDMDIAARKKIFLGVNQYPDINEKMPENTGDRRKEVKLKKSGLEIKPEELNSIEALRDYFSDKNALLGDTVPEAPVKHDVRILPLKPYRGAEPFEKIRLRTLRYISDTGNSPEVFLFPAGNPSMRSARAAFSGNFFGCAGFKIIENTGFKDIETGVKAALKSEARIIVICSSDKEYPDLAPEICKELKAESPDVKVLIAGNPKEHVSELRSCGIDDFIHARSNALELIEKYQEILGIYTGGGENN from the coding sequence ATGAGCAAAAAACTGTTTGAAGAGTTCCCGCCCGTTACGCCCGAGGAATGGAAGAGTCAGATTGAAAAGGATTTAAAGGGTATTGACCTTCAAAAACTTAACTGGAGACCCTACGAAGGTTTCACTGTGGAGCCCTTCTATACAGAGCGCGATTTGACAGGGCTTGAGTACCTTACGGATTCGGCGCCGAATGAGTTCCCTTATGCGAGGGGGATCAGGGCACGAGATAACAGATGGAGGATAGACGATCATATCTCGGCGGAAAACATAGAAGACGCTAACAGGCTGGCTGTGGAAAGCATTAAACAGGGAGCGGATTCCATTACCTTCATTTGCGAGGCCGGGGAAGGCCTGATGAGAGGAATCCCTATCCAGAGCGAAGACGACGTGTCCGGCCTGCTCAAAAACATACCGATCGGGGAAATCCCCTTGCATTTTAAATGCGGAACCGCTCATGCGGCGATACTTTCGCTATTCGTAAATGAAGCGGAGAAAACAGGGGTCGAGCCTGAAAAGCTGACGGGCTCCGTAGACGCCGATCCCCTCGGTTATCTGGCACTGAAAGGCACATTCGCGAGAAGCGAAAAGGACTCTTTTGAAGAACTCGCGGCTGTAATTTCCTATGTCGGCGGTCATATGCCTTTATTCAAGGTGCTCAAGGTGAACGGCCACCATTTCCACAACTCGGGCGCATCCATCACGCAGGAAGTGGCGTTTACGCTCTCTTCGGGAGTAGAGTACCTCGACCGCCTCACATCGATGGACGTAAGACCGGACATGATACTGAATCACATGAGCTTCTCCTTTTCCGTGGGCTCAAATTATTTCATGGAGATAGCCAAGCTCCGGGCCGCAAGGCTCCTCTGGGCTAAAATCGCGGAACAATACAAACCCGGCGGCGAATCCTCGAAAAAAATGATATTGGAGACGAGAACGTCCTCATGGAACAAGACGGTTTTCGATCCTTACGTAAATATGCTCAGGACAACGGTGGAGGCGATGGCAGCGTCAATCGGAGGAAGCGAGACCCTGAATGTGCAGCCTATGGATTCGACCTTCAGGACCCCGGATGAATTCTCAAGAAGGATGGCGCGAAATACGCAGCTGATATTAAAGAACGAATCCTATCTCGACCGGGTGACAGACCCGGGGGCCGGTGCTTATTACATCGAAAATCTTACGGATTCGATAGCGGAAGCGTCCTGGGAGACATTCCTTAAAATAGAGGAGCTGGGGGGAGTGGTCGAGGCGCTTAAATCAGGCTTCATACAGGATGAGATAGAAAAGACCAGAAATAAAAGGGATATGGACATTGCGGCGAGAAAGAAGATTTTTCTGGGGGTAAACCAGTATCCTGACATCAATGAAAAGATGCCTGAAAATACCGGGGATAGGAGAAAAGAGGTGAAACTCAAAAAATCGGGCCTCGAAATCAAACCCGAAGAGCTGAATTCAATCGAAGCGCTCAGGGATTATTTCTCGGATAAAAACGCTTTATTGGGAGATACAGTCCCCGAAGCGCCTGTAAAACACGACGTCAGGATACTCCCGCTCAAGCCCTACAGGGGGGCAGAGCCCTTCGAAAAAATAAGATTACGCACATTGAGATACATATCGGACACGGGTAACTCGCCCGAGGTTTTCCTCTTTCCCGCGGGGAACCCGTCAATGAGGAGCGCACGGGCCGCTTTTTCAGGCAACTTTTTCGGATGCGCGGGTTTCAAAATAATCGAAAACACCGGCTTCAAGGACATAGAAACAGGTGTCAAAGCCGCTTTAAAAAGTGAGGCAAGGATAATCGTTATATGCAGCTCAGATAAGGAATATCCGGACCTGGCACCGGAAATCTGCAAAGAACTTAAGGCAGAGAGTCCGGATGTGAAAGTGCTTATCGCCGGAAATCCCAAAGAGCACGTGAGCGAGCTCAGGTCTTGCGGGATCGATGATTTCATTCACGCGCGTTCAAACGCGCTTGAGCTTATTGAGAAATATCAGGAAATACTAGGTATTTATACAGGTGGAGGTGAAAATAATTGA